The Dunckerocampus dactyliophorus isolate RoL2022-P2 chromosome 13, RoL_Ddac_1.1, whole genome shotgun sequence genome window below encodes:
- the LOC129192414 gene encoding tumor necrosis factor ligand superfamily member 10-like, whose translation MATSSGSLQCLWLVILAAVLVQSLAVVLSFVFFNRVLHTMQGGSVPSCLADPNLLRSDYGALAAEVDKTDPCWQVLEQLRYHIEQTATERLQAQISSAVTNEQTGVPPFLSDDAALADVAAHVTAAVASSQTEGASSSRGYLGERVTAWEGRRGQSFLQNVELRGGELLVPRAGLYYIYAQTYFRLTSTWPTEEEEQEEEGGAEGEEPQEQDGAQLVQYIYKKMSSYTVPILLMKSSRSACWPRGQEPGLFSLNQAGTAFLQPTDRLFITVSNASAMEMDGRASYFGAFLVG comes from the exons ATGGCCACTTCTTCAGGCTCCCTGCAGTGTCTTTGGCTCGTCATACTGGCAGCCGTGCTCGTGCAGAGCCTGGCTGTGGTGCTCAGTTTCGTGTTCTTCAACAGAGTCCTCCACACG ATGCAGGGCGGCAGCGTGCCGTCGTGTTTGGCCGACCCAAATCTTCTTCGCTCCGATTATGGCGCTTTAGCGGCGGAGGTTGACAAGACTGACCCCTGCTGGCAAGTGCTGGAACAGCTCCGCTACCACATTGAACAG ACGGCGACGGAGCGACTGCAGGCGCAGATATCGTCAGCTGTGACTA ATGAGCAGACTGGAGTCCCGCCTTTCCTGAGCGACGATGCGGCCCTTGCCGACGTGGCGGCCCACGTCACCGCCGCCGTCGCTTCTTCGCAGACAGAAG GCGCCAGCAGCAGCCGAGGTTACCTGGGCGAGCGCGTCACGGCGTGGGAAGGTCGCAGAGGTCAGTCGTTCCTGCAGAACGTGGAGCTGAGGGGAGGAGAGCTGCTGGTGCCTCGAGCGGGCCTCTACTACATCTACGCCCAGACGTACTTCAGACTCACCTCCACCTGGcccacggaggaggaggagcaggaggaggagggcggggctgagggggaggagccacaggAGCAGGACGGAGCTCAGCTGGTtcagtacatttacaagaag ATGAGTTCCTACACAGTTCCTATCCTGCTCATGAAGTCGTCCAGGAGTGCCTGCTGGCCCCGGGGTCAGGAGCCCGGCCTGTTCTCCCTCAACCAGGCGGGCACCGCCTTCCTCCAGCCCACGGACCGCCTCTTCATCACGGTGAGCAACGCCAGCGCCATGGAGATGGACGGCAGGGCCAGCTACTTTGGAGCCTTCCTTGTGGGCTAG
- the msl2a gene encoding E3 ubiquitin-protein ligase MSL2a, producing MNPVNAAALYVSASRAVLQCDPRQPHTFSDMYTLLPFFRQSLACLVCGKLLQDPISQMHPECQHYVCLGCKGQKMQIRPSCSRCKDYSGFQENKQLSLLVQLYRKLCFYVTHSPLLQSISSHAGGNPEVMALLEEALTSHDQEMEDAGLDEPDHSAVESLTPTEAPPVPAELSAVPQSSSSDPPFSNGPQECNGELLESLDPSSPELEVCELIEEQPPVGLSVSDTATLELSLTTGPFAPTTGTVCSLRDGDLGSRELEEGEVLLLSVEEVLQTLDPLQPGPDAPHVPPQRTHTHTHISTDRTQMYLQLEPAHNYTQVQTDRTHSHGAPAYSSASFAPPVACKPPPVRLKRKRSRSESDREKVKPLPIASILQGSSLPVPTHHATHALHAQHPPATPSLIAPAHTYSSLPLNGAPPKSSRPAQNHNKGPRKHGDLGGKKPHAKARSSGGAKSKERSKDQRLQLSSCLVPPAQVRPPYKKPVEKKGCKCGRATQNPSVLTCRGQRCPCYSNRKACLDCICRGCQNSYMANGEKKLEAFAVPEKALEQTRLTLGINLTSITAAAALRSPAGSSIRANTLLNVATATGTPVTTAFLSPSPPRDPSYEDSLELLIG from the exons ATGAACCCAGTCAACGCGGCCGCCCTGTACGTGTCCGCCAGCCGGGCTGTGCTGCAGTGTGACCCGCGGCAGCCGCACACTTTCTCCGACATGTACACCCTGCTGCCCTTCTTCCGCCAGTCGCTTGCATGCCTCGTCTGTG GTAAGCTGCTGCAGGATCCCATCTCTCAGATGCATCCCGAGTGTCAGCattatgtgtgtttgggctgcaaAGGCCAGAAGATGCAGATCAGGCCGTCGTGCAGCCGCTGTAAGGACTATTCCGGCTTCCAGGAGAACAAGCAGCTCTCCCTGCTGGTGCAGCTCTACAGGAAGCTCTGCTTCTATGTCACACACTCGCCTCTGCTGCAGTCCATCAGTAGCCACGCCGGCGGCAACCCCGAGGTCATGGCCCTGCTGGAGGAGGCACTCACGTCGCACGACCAGGAGATGGAGGACGCCGGCCTGGATGAGCCAGATCACTCCGCTGTGGAGTCCCTGACCCCCACGGAGGCGCCGCCCGTTCCCGCCGAGCTCTCGGCTGTGCCGCAGAGCTCCTCGTCTGACCCGCCTTTCTCCAACGGACCGCAGGAATGCAACGGAGAACTCCTGGAGAGCCTGGATCCCTCCTCTCCTGAGCTGGAAGTGTGCGAGCTGATTGAGGAGCAGCCCCCGGTGGGACTCTCCGTGTCCGACACCGCGACCCTGGAACTGAGTCTGACCACTGGACCCTTTGCCCCCACTACGGGCACCGTGTGCTCACTCAGGGATGGGGACTTGGGCAGCAGGGAGCTGGAGGAGGGCGAGGTGCTGCTCCTCAGCGTGGAGGAGGTCCTACAGACGCTAGATCCCCTGCAGCCCGGCCCCGACGCTCCTCACGTGCCGCCACAgaggacacacactcacacgcacatATCCACGGACAGAACGCAAATGTACCTGCAGCTGGAGCCAGCGCACAACTACACACAGGTGCAAACAGATAGGACTCACAGCCACGGAGCCCCCGCATACTCCTCTGCCTCATTTGCTCCACCTGTGGCTTGCAAACCGCCACCCGTGCGCCTTAAACGCAAGCGATCGCGGTCAGAGAGCGACAGGGAGAAGGTGAAGCCCCTCCCCATCGCCTCCATCCTGCAGGGCTCGTCCTTGCCCGTACCGACGCATCACGCCACTCACGCCCTGCACGCTCAGCACCCCCCTGCCACGCCCTCCTTAATCGCACCAGCGCACACCTACTCCTCCCTCCCGCTTAACGGGGCGCCCCCCAAGAGCAGCCGACCCGCCCAGAACCACAACAAAGGGCCCCGCAAGCACGGCGACCTGGGCGGCAAGAAGCCGCACGCAAAGGCGCGCTCCAGCGGCGGCGCCAAGAGCAAGGAGCGCAGCAAAGACCAGCGACTGCAGCTGTCCAGCTGTCTGGTGCCCCCGGCCCAGGTCAGGCCCCCCTACAAGAAACCTGTGGAGAAGAAAGGCTGCAAGTGTGGCCGCGCCACCCAGAACCCTTCTGTGCTCACCTGCAGGGGGCAGCGCTGTCCTTGTTACTCAAACCGCAAG GCGTGCTTGGACTGCATCTGCCGCGGCTGCCAGAACTCCTACATGGCAAACGGCGAGAAGAAGCTGGAGGCCTTCGCCGTGCCCGAGAAGGCGCTGGAGCAGACGCGTCTCACGCTGGGCATCAACCTCACCAGCATCACGGCAGCAGCGGCGCTCCGCAGCCCGGCCGGGAGCAGCATCCGGGCCAACACCCTTCTCAACGTCGCCACGGCCACCGGCACCCCCGTCACCACCGCCTTCCTGTCACCCAGCCCGCCGCGGGACCCCTCCTATGAGGACAGCCTGGAGCTGCTTATCGGCTGA